A region from the Brachyspira hampsonii genome encodes:
- a CDS encoding ArnT family glycosyltransferase produces MKNSIKRFINIIIKNKVFLISFIFIILSYILRTILLTFTTLIDDEAHYALWTKHLPFGFFDHGGGIAFFMKLSMIIFGNTGFGVRFGSILFSILVSVFIYIFVSKEKDENAAVISVILFNTIPFFAGLSLIVTIDTPMFYFLLFSIMAYYKAIYSNKNYFYLAGFLFGFSLLSKEGAIFVGSSICFFILISNRRKEIFLYKEFYLSFIAAALVYLPFIIYNFQTDFTFIKYALDRQLQKPGSINRTLDFWGAQIGLYSPLFFILFCYLIIKTTLQFFNKKETENNFYFAFISLIPFIYIVQKSFKNKLEANWALFMYAGGLFLVSYYISKNWNKKYIRNLFLSNILLCNIAIFIIILQYFVPIIPIKGDPTDRYYKYNAIRYDLKEYYNLNMDKNIRMFALNYQIPSMINFYINPENEAVCLNWNTYHPTVFDFWYDDNNFIGDDLYYITTSPDTNLASKYFDSIEYITNFQSYRKQINGDKRYLDNYYIYLCRNYNGKKQTIFIKVKK; encoded by the coding sequence ATGAAAAATAGTATTAAAAGATTTATAAATATAATAATAAAAAATAAAGTTTTTCTCATTTCATTTATATTCATCATATTGTCTTATATATTAAGAACAATACTATTAACATTTACAACTTTAATAGATGATGAAGCTCATTATGCATTATGGACAAAGCATTTACCGTTCGGATTTTTTGACCATGGCGGTGGTATAGCATTTTTTATGAAACTAAGCATGATCATATTTGGAAATACTGGATTTGGTGTTAGGTTTGGAAGTATTTTATTTAGTATATTAGTATCTGTTTTTATTTATATATTTGTAAGTAAAGAAAAAGATGAAAACGCTGCTGTAATATCTGTTATACTCTTTAATACAATACCTTTTTTTGCCGGTCTTTCGCTTATTGTAACAATAGATACACCTATGTTTTATTTTTTACTTTTTTCTATAATGGCATATTATAAGGCTATATATTCAAATAAAAATTATTTTTATTTGGCCGGATTTTTATTTGGATTTAGTTTGCTTTCTAAAGAGGGTGCTATTTTTGTAGGTTCTTCAATATGTTTTTTTATATTAATTTCAAATAGAAGAAAAGAGATTTTTTTATACAAAGAGTTTTATTTATCATTTATAGCTGCCGCTTTAGTTTATTTGCCTTTTATAATATATAATTTTCAAACGGATTTCACATTCATAAAATATGCATTAGACAGACAGCTGCAAAAGCCGGGAAGTATTAATAGAACTTTGGACTTTTGGGGGGCACAAATAGGTTTATACAGTCCTTTATTTTTTATATTATTTTGTTATTTGATTATAAAAACAACTTTGCAATTTTTTAATAAAAAAGAAACAGAAAATAATTTTTATTTTGCTTTTATATCTTTAATACCTTTTATTTATATAGTTCAAAAATCTTTCAAAAATAAATTGGAAGCTAATTGGGCTTTATTTATGTATGCTGGAGGTTTATTTTTAGTATCGTATTATATATCTAAAAACTGGAATAAAAAATATATAAGAAATCTTTTTCTTTCCAACATTTTACTTTGCAATATAGCTATTTTTATAATAATACTTCAATATTTTGTGCCTATTATACCAATAAAAGGAGACCCTACTGATAGATATTATAAATATAATGCTATAAGGTATGATTTAAAAGAATATTATAATTTAAATATGGATAAGAATATTAGAATGTTTGCATTAAATTATCAAATTCCTTCAATGATTAATTTTTATATAAATCCGGAAAATGAAGCAGTATGTTTAAATTGGAATACATATCACCCTACAGTATTTGATTTTTGGTATGATGATAATAACTTTATAGGAGATGATTTATATTATATAACTACTTCTCCTGATACAAATTTAGCTTCTAAGTATTTTGATAGTATTGAATATATAACAAACTTTCAATCATATAGAAAACAAATTAATGGAGATAAAAGGTATTTAGATAATTATTATATATATTTATGCAGAAATTATAATGGTAAAAAACAGACTATATTTATAAAAGTGAAAAAATAA